A part of Homoserinibacter sp. YIM 151385 genomic DNA contains:
- the purF gene encoding amidophosphoribosyltransferase → MCGIVGIVSSGPVNQQVYDSLALLQHRGQDSTGIATSEGSIIHMHKARGQVREAYRTRDMRSLLGTMGLGHVRYATRGDAGKETEAQPFYVNAPYGIVLIHNGNLTNTRELTEELFRVDRRHLNTSSDTELLVNVLAHELQAQVRGTDLDPDQVFDAIETLHERVEGSYAAIALIAGQGLLAFRDPYGIRPLVLGKRSAGLVGEEWVVASESLVLESGGYEVVRDVAPGEAIYISRSGEMSSRQCAKAPRLIPCSFEYVYLARPDSIMNGISVYDARLRLGDRLADTIAAHAPAGDIDVVMPIPDSSRPAAMQVARKLGIEYREGFYKNRYVGRTFIMPGQEQRKKSVKQKLNAMSSEFKGKNVLIVDDSIVRGTTSKEIVDMARQAGANSVTFTSAAPPVRFPHVYGINMPSREELVAAGRKIPEIALELGADHLIYQEVADMQSAILEGSSIEALEMSCFTGEYVTGTVTPEYLAWVEANQLS, encoded by the coding sequence ATGTGCGGCATCGTCGGCATCGTCTCCTCCGGCCCGGTCAACCAGCAGGTCTACGACAGCCTCGCCCTCCTCCAGCACCGCGGTCAGGACTCGACCGGGATCGCGACCAGCGAGGGCAGCATCATCCACATGCACAAGGCCCGCGGCCAGGTGCGCGAGGCCTACCGCACGCGCGACATGCGCTCGCTGCTCGGCACCATGGGCCTCGGCCACGTGCGCTACGCGACCCGCGGCGACGCCGGCAAGGAGACGGAGGCGCAGCCGTTCTACGTGAACGCGCCCTACGGCATCGTCCTCATCCACAACGGCAACCTCACGAACACGCGCGAGCTCACCGAGGAGCTCTTCCGCGTCGACCGCCGGCACCTCAACACGAGCTCCGACACCGAGCTCCTCGTGAACGTGCTCGCCCACGAGCTCCAGGCGCAGGTGCGCGGCACCGACCTCGACCCCGACCAGGTCTTCGACGCGATCGAGACCCTCCACGAGCGGGTCGAGGGCTCCTACGCCGCGATCGCGCTCATCGCCGGGCAGGGACTCCTCGCCTTCCGCGACCCCTACGGCATCCGCCCGCTCGTCCTCGGCAAGCGCAGCGCCGGGCTCGTCGGCGAGGAGTGGGTCGTCGCGAGCGAGTCGCTCGTGCTCGAGTCGGGCGGCTACGAGGTGGTCCGCGACGTCGCCCCCGGCGAGGCGATCTACATCAGCCGCTCGGGCGAGATGTCCTCGCGCCAGTGCGCGAAGGCGCCCCGCCTCATCCCCTGCTCCTTCGAGTACGTGTACCTCGCGCGTCCCGACTCGATCATGAACGGGATCTCGGTCTACGACGCGCGGCTGCGTCTCGGCGACCGGCTCGCCGACACGATCGCCGCCCACGCGCCGGCGGGCGACATCGACGTCGTCATGCCGATCCCGGACTCCTCCCGCCCGGCCGCCATGCAGGTCGCGCGGAAGCTCGGCATCGAGTACCGCGAGGGCTTCTACAAGAACCGCTACGTCGGCCGGACCTTCATCATGCCGGGCCAGGAGCAGCGCAAGAAGAGCGTCAAGCAGAAGCTCAACGCCATGAGCTCCGAGTTCAAGGGCAAGAACGTGCTCATCGTCGACGACTCGATCGTGCGCGGCACCACCTCGAAGGAGATCGTCGACATGGCCCGGCAGGCGGGCGCGAACTCGGTGACCTTCACGAGCGCGGCCCCGCCAGTCCGCTTCCCGCACGTCTACGGCATCAACATGCCGAGCCGCGAGGAGCTCGTGGCCGCGGGCCGCAAGATCCCCGAGATCGCGCTCGAGCTCGGCGCCGACCACCTCATCTACCAGGAGGTCGCGGACATGCAGTCGGCGATCCTCGAGGGCAGCTCCATCGAGGCGCTCGAGATGAGCTGCTTCACGGGCGAGTACGTGACCGGCACCGTCACGCCGGAGTACCTCGCCTGGGTCGAGGCGAACCAGCTCAGCTGA
- a CDS encoding DUF3073 domain-containing protein codes for MGRGRQKAKHTKVARELKYFSPDTNYGALEKELGGNPRLEEDLEKWSEYADAEGDDEADEYGTGESKSA; via the coding sequence ATGGGGCGCGGCCGTCAGAAGGCAAAGCACACCAAGGTCGCTCGCGAGCTGAAGTACTTCAGCCCCGACACGAACTACGGTGCCCTGGAGAAGGAGCTCGGCGGCAACCCGCGACTCGAGGAGGACCTCGAGAAGTGGTCGGAGTACGCCGACGCCGAGGGCGACGACGAGGCCGACGAGTACGGCACGGGCGAGTCGAAGTCGGCCTGA
- a CDS encoding glycogen debranching N-terminal domain-containing protein has product MPHHPDEEPRLQPLLHDAAIVLRAPAQAWSRPDGRIGAAPIDGIYLSDVRVVSALAVAIAGRAGEHIATSLEAADRLRVTSLHRELDDDRVADPDLRSELERTALADGVLDELTIVSRLDRELRLDIEVRLRPALDPMDAVKQGAPSIPVEALPEPDGAVWSGDAVTARVQAPGAEVAIGQAGVLLRIPLAVPPRGRATASWRIRAEDADAVVRPAVGPAPWAAPDAPDDDRLGRWLERALGDLDALRLRTAHGEDEFLAAGAPWFLTLFGRDSLWAARLLLPTGTALAASTLRVLAGLQGRDRVAATAEQPGKIMHELRRGTLEIPGEGVSLPPLYYGTVDATPLWICLLHDAWRHGMPEAEVRELLPALEAALAWMRDFGDSDGDGLLEYVDETGTGLSNQGWKDSGDSVQWRDGRLADGPIALCEVQAYAYEAAVGGAELLDALRGAGAGETWRAWAGRLRRRFGERFWVEDETGRYPAIALDAAKQPVDSLTSNLGHLLGTGLLDPAESALVAARLASPQLASGFGLRTMSTLERGYWPLSYHGGSVWTHDTAIAVHGLAREGFHEEAALLAEGLLRAAAAFGYRMPELHSGDAAGERAAPAPYPAACRPQAWSAAAAVAVHAALR; this is encoded by the coding sequence ATGCCCCACCACCCCGACGAGGAGCCGCGGCTCCAGCCGCTCCTCCACGACGCCGCGATCGTGCTCCGCGCACCCGCCCAGGCCTGGTCGCGGCCCGACGGCCGCATCGGCGCCGCCCCCATCGACGGCATCTACCTCTCGGATGTGCGCGTCGTCTCCGCACTCGCCGTCGCCATCGCGGGGCGCGCGGGCGAGCACATCGCGACCTCCCTCGAGGCGGCCGACCGCCTCCGCGTCACGAGCCTCCACCGCGAGCTCGACGACGACCGCGTCGCCGACCCCGACCTCCGCTCCGAGCTCGAGCGCACCGCGCTCGCCGACGGCGTGCTCGACGAGCTCACGATCGTCTCCCGCCTCGACCGCGAGCTGCGGCTCGACATCGAGGTGCGCCTGCGCCCCGCCCTCGACCCCATGGACGCCGTCAAGCAGGGCGCCCCCTCGATCCCCGTCGAGGCGCTGCCCGAGCCGGACGGCGCCGTCTGGTCGGGGGATGCCGTGACGGCCCGCGTGCAGGCGCCCGGCGCCGAGGTCGCGATCGGGCAGGCGGGGGTGCTGCTCCGCATCCCCCTCGCCGTGCCGCCGCGCGGCCGCGCCACCGCGAGCTGGCGGATCCGCGCCGAGGACGCCGACGCCGTCGTGCGCCCCGCCGTGGGGCCCGCCCCCTGGGCCGCGCCCGACGCGCCCGACGACGACCGACTGGGCCGCTGGCTCGAGCGCGCCCTCGGCGACCTCGACGCGCTCCGGCTCCGCACCGCGCACGGCGAGGACGAGTTCCTCGCCGCCGGCGCCCCCTGGTTCCTGACGCTCTTCGGCCGCGACTCGCTGTGGGCCGCCCGCCTCCTCCTCCCGACCGGCACGGCGCTCGCCGCCTCCACGCTGCGCGTGCTCGCCGGGCTCCAGGGGCGGGATCGGGTGGCGGCGACCGCCGAGCAGCCCGGCAAGATCATGCACGAGCTGCGCCGCGGCACGCTCGAGATCCCCGGCGAGGGCGTCAGCCTCCCGCCGCTCTACTACGGCACCGTCGACGCGACGCCGCTCTGGATCTGCCTCCTCCATGACGCCTGGCGGCACGGGATGCCGGAGGCGGAGGTGCGCGAGCTGCTCCCCGCGCTGGAGGCGGCGCTCGCCTGGATGCGCGACTTCGGCGACAGCGACGGCGACGGCCTCCTCGAGTACGTCGACGAGACCGGCACGGGCCTCTCGAACCAGGGCTGGAAGGACTCCGGCGACAGCGTCCAGTGGCGCGACGGCCGGCTCGCCGACGGCCCGATCGCGCTCTGCGAGGTGCAGGCCTACGCCTACGAGGCGGCCGTCGGCGGCGCCGAGCTGCTCGACGCGCTGCGCGGCGCGGGCGCCGGCGAGACCTGGCGCGCCTGGGCGGGGCGGCTCCGGCGCCGCTTCGGCGAGCGCTTCTGGGTCGAGGACGAGACCGGCCGCTATCCGGCGATCGCGCTGGATGCGGCGAAGCAGCCGGTCGACTCGCTCACCTCGAACCTCGGCCACCTGCTCGGCACCGGCCTCCTCGATCCCGCGGAGTCGGCGCTCGTCGCCGCCCGCCTCGCCTCGCCGCAGCTCGCCTCCGGCTTCGGGCTGCGCACCATGTCGACGCTCGAGCGCGGGTACTGGCCGCTGTCGTACCACGGCGGCAGCGTGTGGACCCACGACACCGCGATCGCGGTCCACGGGCTCGCGCGCGAGGGCTTCCACGAGGAGGCGGCGCTGCTCGCCGAGGGGCTGCTGCGCGCCGCAGCCGCCTTCGGGTACCGGATGCCGGAGCTGCACTCGGGGGATGCCGCGGGCGAGCGGGCGGCCCCGGCCCCCTATCCGGCGGCCTGCCGCCCGCAGGCCTGGAGCGCCGCCGCCGCCGTCGCCGTGCACGCCGCGCTCCGCTGA
- a CDS encoding sterol carrier family protein, with translation MAKSRIVAIVGEAAVRQAVAGETDRQGTALAVRYLLQVLADAAPGASVEVRVPPFGAVQAIEGPGHTRGTPPNVIETDAETWIALATGSLAWGDAVAAASVSASGSRADLSAHLPLAWDDPTVLG, from the coding sequence ATGGCGAAGTCGAGGATCGTGGCCATCGTCGGGGAGGCGGCCGTGCGGCAGGCCGTCGCGGGCGAGACGGATCGGCAGGGCACGGCGCTCGCCGTGCGGTACCTGCTGCAGGTGCTCGCGGACGCGGCGCCGGGGGCGTCCGTCGAGGTGCGGGTGCCGCCCTTCGGGGCGGTGCAGGCGATCGAGGGGCCGGGGCACACCCGCGGCACCCCGCCGAACGTCATCGAGACGGACGCCGAGACCTGGATCGCGCTCGCGACGGGCTCGCTCGCCTGGGGGGATGCGGTGGCCGCGGCGAGCGTGTCGGCCTCCGGCTCGCGGGCCGACCTCTCGGCCCATCTGCCGCTCGCCTGGGACGACCCCACGGTGCTCGGGTAG
- a CDS encoding LacI family DNA-binding transcriptional regulator, whose amino-acid sequence MTARASGGQTASLPTVDDVAKLAGVSRQTVSNVLNTPSIVRDATRERVQTAIDELGYRPHASARRLRTRSSSTIGIRLDPMSRNGVSGSVLDRYLHALAEQADARGMRIMLFTAADQAEEIAQYRRLRDGADVDALVVTATGYDDPRIAWLAAERVPFIAFGRPWGREGEDDPARRWVDVDGAAGTRDAARHLLGRGHERVGWLGWPAGSGTGDDRRRGWAQAMAERLGTGDAALAALSIEAEEGVAPGRRAVEQRLAEAGGDPARAGLEALVCASDSLALGAMMAVREAGHPRFPVIGFDNTPVAQAVGLSSVDQRLDEVAAATLELLMGTEGTRVLPSGTASAGPGRRLVTPKLVVRRSSHLAPIDEEPAAGEDAGASQRKEH is encoded by the coding sequence ATGACGGCACGAGCATCCGGCGGGCAGACCGCCTCGCTGCCCACCGTCGACGACGTGGCGAAGCTCGCCGGGGTTTCCCGCCAGACCGTCTCCAACGTCCTCAACACGCCCTCGATCGTGCGCGACGCGACCCGCGAGCGGGTGCAGACCGCGATCGACGAGCTCGGCTACCGACCCCACGCGAGCGCCCGCCGGCTGCGCACCCGCTCGAGCTCGACCATCGGCATCCGCCTCGACCCCATGAGCCGCAACGGCGTCTCCGGCTCCGTGCTCGACCGCTACCTGCACGCGCTCGCCGAGCAGGCCGACGCCCGCGGGATGCGGATCATGCTCTTCACCGCCGCCGACCAGGCCGAGGAGATCGCGCAGTACCGCCGTCTCCGGGACGGCGCCGACGTCGACGCGCTCGTCGTCACGGCGACCGGCTACGACGACCCGCGCATCGCCTGGCTCGCCGCCGAGCGGGTGCCGTTCATCGCGTTCGGACGCCCCTGGGGCCGCGAGGGCGAGGACGATCCGGCGCGCCGCTGGGTCGACGTCGACGGCGCCGCCGGCACCCGCGATGCCGCCCGCCACCTCCTCGGGCGCGGCCACGAGCGCGTCGGCTGGCTCGGCTGGCCCGCCGGCTCCGGCACGGGCGACGACCGCCGCCGCGGCTGGGCGCAGGCCATGGCCGAGCGGCTCGGGACGGGGGATGCCGCCCTCGCCGCGCTGAGCATCGAGGCCGAGGAGGGGGTCGCCCCCGGTCGCCGCGCCGTCGAGCAGCGCCTCGCCGAGGCGGGCGGCGACCCTGCGCGGGCCGGGCTCGAGGCGCTCGTCTGCGCGAGCGACTCGCTCGCGCTCGGCGCCATGATGGCCGTCCGCGAGGCCGGGCACCCGCGGTTCCCCGTCATCGGCTTCGACAACACCCCCGTCGCGCAGGCCGTCGGCCTCTCGAGTGTCGACCAGCGCCTCGACGAGGTCGCCGCCGCCACCCTCGAACTGCTCATGGGAACGGAGGGGACCCGCGTGCTGCCGTCCGGCACCGCATCCGCGGGCCCCGGACGCCGGCTCGTGACCCCCAAGCTCGTCGTCCGCCGGTCGAGTCACCTGGCGCCCATCGATGAGGAACCCGCCGCCGGCGAGGACGCCGGCGCATCGCAACGGAAGGAACACTGA
- a CDS encoding sugar ABC transporter substrate-binding protein, which produces MHTRKLGAAVIAIGAVAALAGCSGGGGGQGPEGASLTMLIGSSGDAETAAVQAAADAWAEENGAEVEVVAASDLTQELAQGFAGDDAPDVFYMSWDQFATYGANGYLQPYAEDLPNAGDFYPGLVDTFTYDGAFTCAPKDFSTLGLIINTELWADAGLTDADIPTDWDGLEAVATKLTTDDAVGLSFGAEYQRIGVFMGQAGGGLVDDDGTTVTADSPENLAGLEYVQKLYDEGVLRFPADIDAGWSGEALGAGKAAMVIEGPWIKGIEGDFPDTEYAAYELPAGPAGKATFSFTNCWGIPADSDTAEAATSLVEYLTGDEQQLAFADAFGVIPSTEAAAAEYAEKYPENASFVAGAEYAVSPVNFDGAAAVVSDFNSQLGDLGKADGAALLGSLQSNLQAALDEANG; this is translated from the coding sequence ATGCACACCAGGAAGCTGGGCGCCGCCGTCATCGCGATCGGGGCCGTCGCCGCGCTCGCCGGATGCTCGGGAGGCGGAGGAGGCCAGGGCCCGGAGGGCGCCTCCCTGACGATGCTCATCGGCTCGAGCGGCGACGCCGAGACGGCCGCCGTGCAGGCCGCCGCCGACGCCTGGGCCGAGGAGAACGGCGCCGAGGTCGAGGTGGTCGCCGCGAGCGATCTGACGCAGGAGCTCGCGCAGGGCTTCGCGGGCGACGACGCCCCCGACGTCTTCTACATGAGCTGGGACCAGTTCGCGACCTACGGCGCCAACGGCTACCTCCAGCCCTACGCCGAGGACCTCCCGAACGCGGGCGACTTCTACCCGGGCCTCGTCGACACCTTCACCTATGACGGCGCCTTCACCTGCGCCCCGAAGGACTTCTCGACCCTCGGCCTCATCATCAACACGGAGCTGTGGGCGGATGCCGGCCTCACCGACGCCGACATCCCGACCGACTGGGACGGGCTCGAGGCGGTCGCGACGAAGCTGACGACGGATGACGCGGTCGGCCTGAGCTTCGGCGCCGAGTACCAGCGCATCGGCGTCTTCATGGGTCAGGCGGGCGGCGGCCTCGTCGACGACGACGGCACGACCGTCACCGCGGACAGCCCCGAGAACCTCGCGGGACTCGAGTACGTGCAGAAGCTCTACGACGAGGGCGTGCTGCGGTTCCCGGCCGACATCGACGCCGGCTGGTCGGGCGAGGCGCTCGGCGCCGGCAAGGCCGCCATGGTGATCGAGGGGCCGTGGATCAAGGGCATCGAGGGCGACTTCCCCGACACCGAGTACGCCGCGTACGAGCTCCCGGCCGGCCCCGCGGGGAAGGCGACCTTCTCCTTCACGAACTGCTGGGGCATCCCCGCCGACTCGGACACCGCGGAGGCCGCGACCTCGCTCGTCGAGTACCTGACGGGCGACGAGCAGCAGCTCGCCTTCGCGGACGCCTTCGGCGTCATCCCCTCGACGGAGGCCGCGGCGGCTGAGTACGCCGAGAAGTACCCCGAGAACGCCTCCTTCGTGGCGGGCGCCGAGTACGCGGTCAGCCCCGTCAACTTCGACGGCGCCGCCGCGGTGGTCTCCGACTTCAACTCGCAGCTCGGCGACCTCGGCAAGGCGGACGGGGCGGCGCTGCTCGGCTCGCTCCAGTCGAACCTGCAGGCCGCCCTCGACGAGGCCAACGGGTAG
- a CDS encoding toxin-antitoxin system YwqK family antitoxin — translation MSGSEATEHVERHRDGSIRGRGLMLDCEMHGEWMWFRLDGTRMRSGEFDRGRRVGIWTTYDRAGDPYKDTDFGD, via the coding sequence GTGAGCGGCAGCGAGGCGACGGAGCACGTGGAGCGGCACCGGGACGGCAGCATCCGCGGGCGCGGGCTCATGCTCGACTGCGAGATGCACGGCGAGTGGATGTGGTTCCGGCTCGACGGGACCCGCATGCGCTCCGGCGAGTTCGACCGGGGCCGGCGGGTGGGCATCTGGACCACCTACGACCGGGCCGGCGACCCCTACAAGGACACCGACTTCGGCGACTAG
- a CDS encoding FAD-dependent oxidoreductase, which yields MTAPGFDTSVVVVGAGQAGLSVAYYLRRLGLDPGNDVVLLDRGPGAGGAWQFRWEALRLGYAHRVNDLPGMDELGVSFDTADRQAPARDVVADYYARYEKHYALQVVRPADVTRVTSLLDGFRVTFDQGDGPVDVTTRILVNATGTWGAPFIPWYPGMNSFRGRHLHTVDYVDAEQLRGQRVAVVGGGTSAIGFLLELEKVAESITWVSRRPIEFLEEQELNIEAGGAAVAQQDEAARAGRALPSIVSTTGVPRSRRIQAAIDRGLLVAEPMFSSIEPDGVRWADGRFQQIDTIIWATGFRPELRHLAPLKLREKSGGVTVGQGASWRNSRIFFAGYGPTASTIGANKVGRTIARQVVATLSSLG from the coding sequence GTGACCGCCCCGGGATTCGACACCTCCGTCGTGGTCGTCGGCGCGGGGCAGGCGGGTCTCTCGGTCGCCTACTACCTCCGGCGCCTCGGGCTCGACCCCGGCAACGACGTCGTGCTGCTCGATCGCGGTCCCGGCGCCGGCGGCGCATGGCAGTTCCGCTGGGAGGCGCTGCGCCTCGGCTACGCGCACCGCGTCAACGACCTCCCGGGCATGGACGAGCTCGGCGTGAGCTTCGACACGGCCGACCGGCAGGCGCCCGCGCGCGACGTCGTCGCCGACTACTACGCCCGCTACGAGAAGCACTACGCTCTGCAGGTCGTCCGCCCCGCCGACGTGACGCGCGTGACCTCGCTGCTCGACGGGTTCCGGGTCACCTTCGACCAGGGCGACGGGCCGGTCGACGTGACGACGAGGATCCTCGTCAACGCGACCGGCACCTGGGGCGCCCCCTTCATCCCCTGGTACCCGGGGATGAACTCCTTCCGCGGCCGCCACCTCCACACGGTCGACTACGTGGATGCCGAGCAGCTCCGCGGGCAGCGCGTCGCCGTCGTGGGCGGCGGCACGAGCGCGATCGGGTTCCTGCTCGAGCTCGAGAAGGTCGCCGAGAGCATCACCTGGGTTTCGCGTCGACCCATCGAGTTCCTCGAGGAGCAGGAGCTCAACATCGAGGCGGGCGGCGCCGCGGTCGCACAGCAGGACGAGGCCGCCCGCGCGGGTCGGGCGCTGCCCTCGATCGTCTCGACGACCGGCGTGCCGCGCAGCCGCCGCATCCAGGCCGCGATCGATCGCGGCCTCCTCGTCGCGGAGCCCATGTTCAGCTCGATCGAGCCGGACGGCGTCCGGTGGGCGGACGGCCGGTTCCAGCAGATCGACACGATCATCTGGGCGACCGGGTTCCGGCCGGAGCTCCGGCACCTCGCGCCGCTCAAGCTGCGCGAGAAGTCGGGCGGCGTGACGGTCGGGCAGGGCGCGTCGTGGCGCAACTCGCGCATCTTCTTCGCCGGCTACGGGCCGACGGCCTCGACGATCGGCGCGAACAAGGTGGGGCGCACGATCGCGCGCCAGGTCGTGGCGACGCTGTCGAGCCTCGGCTAG
- a CDS encoding anthranilate synthase family protein, which translates to MTALLASLLHDDALPFAVLHRRGAPEVDVLVGDVVDVERLADIPLEGSTVLALVPFRQVRERGFDAHDDEAPLRCLVVRERELVPLAEALALLPAEPVAIEAAGFDIPDATYGATVRQVIEEEIGRGEGANFVIRRDFVSSTRAAPGEAVLSWMRALLEHEQGAYWTFAIRTPGLAAAGATPERHVSVDDGTARMNPISGTFRHGATAPTGEALLEFLADVKESEELFMVVDEEMKMMSAVCPDGGRILGPYLKQMSRLTHTEYVLEGRTDLDVREVLRLTMFAPTVTGSPMGNACAVIARHETAPRGYYSGVLALFEPGASPGAEGYSLDAPILIRTAYLDDAGRVTVPVGATLVRHSTPEGEVAETHAKAAGVLMAIGAVERPAAAPAPVLYEEPGVAEALASRNDRLAAFWLRPQSPPAPSELTGLSAIVVDHEDQFTTMLAHQLRHLGLDARVVHWDAVPEGASADLVVFGPGPGDPRRLQDPRMATLHRRLGERLDAGLPTLAVCLSHQVLAMREGLEIEPLLAPRQGVRLEVDVFGERPAIGFYNTFAARVEPGPDAAAGTRTRHGLEVSADAATGVVHALRGPKVASVQGHLESVLSSDGLATLERLVRHAVA; encoded by the coding sequence ATGACCGCGCTCCTCGCATCCCTCCTCCACGACGACGCCCTCCCCTTCGCCGTGCTGCACCGCCGCGGCGCCCCCGAGGTCGACGTGCTCGTCGGCGACGTCGTCGACGTCGAGCGGCTCGCCGACATCCCGCTCGAGGGCTCGACGGTGCTCGCGCTCGTCCCGTTCCGCCAGGTCCGCGAGCGCGGCTTCGACGCGCACGACGACGAGGCGCCGCTGCGCTGCCTCGTGGTGCGCGAGCGCGAGCTCGTGCCGCTCGCGGAGGCGCTGGCGCTGCTCCCCGCCGAGCCGGTCGCGATCGAGGCGGCCGGCTTCGACATCCCCGACGCCACCTACGGCGCGACCGTGCGCCAGGTCATCGAGGAGGAGATCGGCCGCGGCGAGGGCGCGAACTTCGTGATCCGGCGGGACTTCGTGTCGAGCACGCGGGCGGCCCCCGGCGAGGCGGTGCTGAGCTGGATGCGGGCGCTGCTCGAGCACGAGCAGGGCGCGTACTGGACGTTCGCCATCCGCACGCCCGGTCTCGCGGCGGCGGGCGCCACCCCGGAGCGCCACGTGAGCGTCGACGACGGCACGGCCCGCATGAACCCGATCTCGGGCACCTTCCGGCACGGCGCGACCGCGCCGACGGGCGAGGCGCTGCTCGAGTTCCTCGCCGACGTCAAGGAGAGCGAGGAGCTCTTCATGGTGGTCGACGAGGAGATGAAGATGATGAGCGCCGTCTGCCCCGACGGCGGCCGCATCCTCGGCCCGTACCTCAAGCAGATGTCGCGCCTCACCCACACCGAGTACGTGCTCGAGGGCCGCACCGACCTCGACGTGCGCGAGGTGCTGCGCCTCACGATGTTCGCCCCGACCGTCACGGGCTCGCCGATGGGCAACGCCTGCGCGGTCATCGCGCGGCACGAGACGGCGCCGCGCGGCTACTACTCGGGGGTGCTCGCGCTCTTCGAGCCGGGCGCCTCGCCGGGTGCCGAGGGCTACTCGCTCGACGCCCCCATCCTCATCCGCACCGCCTACCTCGACGACGCGGGCCGCGTGACGGTGCCCGTCGGGGCGACGCTCGTGCGCCACTCGACGCCCGAGGGCGAGGTCGCGGAGACCCACGCGAAGGCGGCCGGCGTGCTCATGGCGATCGGCGCGGTCGAGCGCCCCGCCGCCGCGCCGGCACCCGTGCTGTACGAGGAGCCGGGCGTCGCGGAGGCGCTCGCCTCGCGCAACGACCGGCTCGCCGCGTTCTGGCTGCGGCCGCAGTCGCCGCCCGCGCCCTCCGAGCTGACGGGCCTCTCGGCGATCGTCGTCGACCACGAGGACCAGTTCACGACGATGCTCGCCCACCAGCTCCGGCACCTGGGGCTGGATGCGCGGGTCGTCCACTGGGATGCGGTGCCCGAGGGAGCGTCGGCCGATCTGGTCGTCTTCGGGCCCGGCCCGGGCGACCCCCGGCGTCTGCAGGATCCGCGCATGGCGACCCTGCACCGCCGCCTCGGCGAGCGCCTCGACGCCGGCCTCCCCACGCTCGCGGTGTGCCTCAGCCATCAGGTGCTCGCGATGCGCGAGGGGCTCGAGATCGAGCCGCTCCTCGCGCCGCGCCAGGGCGTGCGGCTTGAGGTCGACGTCTTCGGCGAGCGGCCGGCGATCGGCTTCTACAACACCTTCGCGGCGCGCGTCGAGCCGGGCCCGGATGCGGCCGCCGGCACGCGCACGCGTCACGGCCTCGAGGTGAGCGCGGATGCGGCGACGGGCGTCGTGCACGCGCTCCGCGGGCCGAAGGTCGCGAGCGTGCAGGGGCACCTCGAGAGCGTGCTCTCCTCGGACGGCCTCGCGACGCTCGAGCGCCTCGTCCGGCACGCGGTCGCCTAG
- the purM gene encoding phosphoribosylformylglycinamidine cyclo-ligase — translation MSGNTYAEAGVDTAAGDLAVELMKSAVARTHGSEVLGGVGGFAGLFDVSFLKAYTRPLLATSTDGVGTKVAIAQAIDKHDTIGQDLVGMVVDDIVVVGAKPLFMTDYIACGKVVPERIADIVAGIARACSDTGTALVGGETAEHPGLLGVDDYDVAGAAVGAVEADAVLGADRVQDGDVVLAIGSSGLHSNGYSLVRHILASRGIGFRDHSAELGGTVGEVLLEPTRLYTSPLLRVLADPRLGAGVHSLSHVTGGGIAANLARVLPRGSRAELERSTWSPAPVFRVLLDMQGSPLESAEATWNLGIGFFAVVAPAVADDVVAKLAIDGMPAWEVGRVALGGDAPQGEGWEQGAKGVDGGAVRLTGRYAD, via the coding sequence GTGAGCGGGAACACCTACGCGGAGGCCGGCGTCGACACGGCCGCAGGAGACCTGGCCGTCGAGCTGATGAAGTCCGCCGTCGCGCGGACGCACGGCAGCGAGGTCCTCGGCGGGGTCGGCGGATTCGCCGGGCTCTTCGACGTGTCCTTCCTCAAGGCCTACACGCGGCCGCTGCTCGCGACGAGCACCGACGGGGTCGGCACGAAGGTCGCGATCGCGCAGGCGATCGACAAGCACGACACGATCGGCCAGGACCTGGTCGGCATGGTCGTCGACGACATCGTCGTGGTCGGCGCGAAGCCGCTCTTCATGACCGACTACATCGCCTGCGGCAAGGTGGTGCCGGAGCGCATCGCCGACATCGTCGCCGGCATCGCGCGCGCCTGCTCCGACACGGGCACCGCGCTCGTCGGCGGCGAGACGGCCGAGCACCCCGGCCTCCTCGGGGTCGACGACTACGACGTCGCGGGCGCCGCGGTCGGCGCCGTCGAGGCGGATGCCGTGCTCGGCGCCGACCGGGTCCAGGACGGCGATGTGGTCCTCGCGATCGGCTCGAGCGGCCTCCACTCGAACGGCTACTCGCTGGTGCGCCACATCCTCGCCTCCCGCGGGATCGGGTTCCGCGACCACTCGGCGGAGCTCGGCGGCACGGTCGGCGAGGTGCTCCTCGAGCCGACCCGGCTCTACACCTCGCCGCTGCTGCGCGTGCTCGCCGATCCGCGTCTCGGCGCGGGCGTGCACTCGCTCAGCCACGTGACGGGCGGCGGCATCGCCGCGAACCTGGCCCGCGTTCTCCCCCGCGGCTCGCGCGCCGAGCTCGAGCGCAGCACCTGGTCGCCCGCGCCCGTCTTCCGGGTGCTCCTCGACATGCAGGGCTCGCCGCTCGAGTCGGCGGAGGCGACCTGGAACCTCGGCATCGGCTTCTTCGCCGTCGTCGCCCCCGCGGTCGCCGACGACGTCGTCGCGAAGCTCGCGATCGACGGGATGCCGGCCTGGGAGGTCGGACGGGTCGCCCTCGGCGGCGACGCGCCCCAGGGCGAGGGCTGGGAGCAGGGCGCCAAGGGCGTCGACGGCGGCGCCGTGCGCCTCACCGGCCGCTACGCGGACTGA